The genomic DNA CAAACGTGCAAGCACCTGTCTAGGAACTCTTGTAAGCGCTTGCAAACAGAAATGCAAGCGCTTACATTATGGATGCAATATAAATTGGTGGTGCGATCTGTTCGCAATTGCGGGAACTCTCGGTGCCATATCCGTTTTTTGACGCGAAAGTTGGTTTTTCGATTGGCCTCACTCAAACATGGCTCAGTATGGCCAGTTGTTATGGTACGGCGTGTGTCAGAGTGAGTTGCGCGAAAACAGGTGTTCAACACATCCGGCATTCGGCTTTCAATGTCCGCATGGCGCAACTAGAGTGCTGACGATAGGATCAATAGCAAAAAGATGCTGCGACCGATGACATCAAGCAGAAAAGATTGCGCATTGCTGATCTGGCATCGGGCGTTGTGGAGCGGCATGTCCGGTCCCGGCAACGCGGTTGCCAGACGCGCCGCTATCACCCGATCATCGGCCCGGGTGCCTGTCCTATGAGCACACGAACCCTTCCGACGCTCGATGACGTTGCCCGCCTCGCGGGCGTCTCCACCGCAACAGTGTCGCGCTGCGTCAATCTGCCGGATCGTGTCCGCCAGAGCACTAAAAACCGGGTGGAGGCAGCCATCGCCGAGTTGGGCTACACGCCGCATTTCGGCGGCATGGCGCTGGCCTCCAACCGCACCAATACCATCGGCGCTGTCATTCCGACCATGGATAATGCGATTTTCGCCCGTGGCGTGCAGGTTCTTCAGGAAGAATTGTCTCTGGTCGGCATCACCTTGCTGGTGGCGTCCTCGCTTTATGACCCCGAAAAGGAAGCCCGGCAGATTCGTGCCCTGCTTGGCCGCGGTGTCGATGGCCTGATCCTGATCGGACGGGAACGTCCGCAGGAAACCTACCGGTTGCTGGCCGACAGGCAGATCCCTTTCGTCCTGATGTGGACCTATTCCGACGATTTGACTTATAGTCAGGTCGGCTTCGACAACCATCGCGCGGCCTATGATATGACGCAGCATGTCATCAGCCGCGGCCACAGCCGCATTGCCATGATTGCCGGCACCACGGCAGGCAATGATCGCGCCCGCGAGCGTGTTGAAGGCGTCTCTCATGCCATGCGCAACCACGGCCTGCTGTTAGCGCCACCGATGCTGATCGAAACACATTACTCCGTGGAACATGGCAAGCTGGCAGCCCAGCAGTTTCTTGCGCTTGACGAGAGGCCGACAGCCATCATCTGCGGCAATGATGTTCAGGCGGCTGGCGCACTGAAAGCAGCGCATCAGGCCGGGCTGAGGGTCCCGCAGGACATGTCAATCGTCGGCTTTGATGATATCGACCTGGCCGAAGCGGTGGAGCCTGGCCTGACCACGGTCCATGTGCCGCATCGCCGCATGGGCCGGGAGGCCGCCCATCTCATCATGCGCATGGTGCGGAATGAACAGCCGGTTGAAAGCATCCGCATTGCCACCAGCATTGTCGAGCGCGCGTCACTGGCCGATATTTCCTGAGCCGGTGATTGGTTTCGCGCCGAACCCGCCCTATGTGGTACGATTGAGATAACCTCCAAAAACAACTGAAGGAATGGTCTTGTGAAAACTGCACAGCAATATCTGGACGAAGCCAACCAAGCCGTCACCCGCGTCCCTTGCGAACAGGGGATTGCAATTCACAAAGCCGGAGACACAGTGTTTGTCGATGTGCGCGATTCAAAGGACATTGCCGAAAGTGGCACGATTGCCGGTGCACTGTGTATTCCACGCGGCTTTATTGAATTTGCCGCTGACGAGGCGACACCCCATCACAATAAAGCCCTGAAAAAAGACGCCAAAATTGCCCTGGTCTGCGGTCTTGGCGGCCAGGCTGCCCTGACCGGAAAAACCCTGCAGGATATGGGCTATACTGCGGTGGTGAATGTCGGCGGCATCGGCGACTGGAAAAAAGCCGGCGGACCGATGGAAAACTGAGGCGCTTAAGCGCTCCCGAAAAAAATACTCCGGAAAAATACTCCGGACTGGCAACCAGTCCGGAGACTGCCTTTTGCTGATTTTTGAATCAGGAACCGCACCGCAGATTTTTCTGGTTTGAACGAGATTGGGGATTTATTGCGAAAGGTACTGCGACTCCAGCTTCCTAAGTTTTACCGGCGTCCATCTATTCAGCAACGCAACTGCGCTGTTGCAGGAC from Pararhizobium sp. IMCC3301 includes the following:
- a CDS encoding LacI family DNA-binding transcriptional regulator, giving the protein MRIADLASGVVERHVRSRQRGCQTRRYHPIIGPGACPMSTRTLPTLDDVARLAGVSTATVSRCVNLPDRVRQSTKNRVEAAIAELGYTPHFGGMALASNRTNTIGAVIPTMDNAIFARGVQVLQEELSLVGITLLVASSLYDPEKEARQIRALLGRGVDGLILIGRERPQETYRLLADRQIPFVLMWTYSDDLTYSQVGFDNHRAAYDMTQHVISRGHSRIAMIAGTTAGNDRARERVEGVSHAMRNHGLLLAPPMLIETHYSVEHGKLAAQQFLALDERPTAIICGNDVQAAGALKAAHQAGLRVPQDMSIVGFDDIDLAEAVEPGLTTVHVPHRRMGREAAHLIMRMVRNEQPVESIRIATSIVERASLADIS
- a CDS encoding rhodanese-like domain-containing protein, whose product is MKTAQQYLDEANQAVTRVPCEQGIAIHKAGDTVFVDVRDSKDIAESGTIAGALCIPRGFIEFAADEATPHHNKALKKDAKIALVCGLGGQAALTGKTLQDMGYTAVVNVGGIGDWKKAGGPMEN